A DNA window from Stenotrophomonas sp. 57 contains the following coding sequences:
- a CDS encoding murein L,D-transpeptidase catalytic domain family protein produces the protein MTASRLCRLAAFGLLATSPSAPALAQTPALATSADDLAALLSRSAPKADRHVLQLAAHAMRCALQRPELGINGDRLSVIDYSRPSTEPRLWVFDLAHQRLLFEEWVAHGRNSGENRTEHFSNRDGSFMSSLGAFTAQETYMGGNGYSLRLAGLEPGFNDRARERAIVIHGAPYVNPATAQLQGRLGRSLGCPAVRLSVAKPLIDALRGGTMVFAYYPDQDWLKHSQLLGGECGGQGTLATR, from the coding sequence ATGACTGCATCCCGCCTGTGCCGGCTGGCCGCGTTCGGCCTGCTGGCGACCTCGCCCAGCGCCCCGGCGCTGGCACAGACGCCCGCCCTCGCCACCTCTGCCGATGATCTCGCTGCCCTGCTGTCGCGCAGCGCGCCCAAGGCCGACCGCCACGTGCTGCAGCTGGCGGCACACGCCATGCGCTGCGCACTGCAACGGCCGGAGCTGGGCATCAACGGTGATCGCCTCAGCGTGATCGACTACTCGCGGCCCTCCACCGAGCCGCGGCTGTGGGTGTTCGACCTGGCCCACCAGCGCCTGTTGTTCGAGGAATGGGTGGCGCATGGCCGCAACAGCGGCGAGAACCGCACCGAGCACTTCTCCAACCGCGACGGCAGTTTCATGTCCAGCCTCGGCGCGTTCACCGCGCAGGAAACCTACATGGGCGGCAACGGTTATTCGCTGCGCCTCGCGGGGCTGGAACCGGGCTTCAACGACCGGGCGCGGGAACGGGCCATCGTCATCCATGGCGCGCCGTACGTGAATCCGGCGACCGCGCAGCTGCAGGGACGGCTCGGCCGCAGCCTGGGCTGCCCGGCGGTGCGCCTGTCGGTGGCCAAGCCACTCATCGACGCGTTGCGTGGCGGCACGATGGTGTTCGCCTATTACCCCGACCAGGACTGGCTGAAGCACTCGCAGCTGCTGGGCGGCGAGTGTGGTGGCCAGGGCACGCTCGCTACGCGGTGA
- a CDS encoding HutD family protein, producing the protein MNIDSLLHTPSQVISSLDYRRERWRNGLGWTREILRLPAQGDDWALRLSVAEIEQDAAFSAFPGVERELVLLQGNGVRLRFEDGRVAEVLPPHGRVRFAGEETLHGELVNGTTHDFNLMWKRGLLQAELLHRPLVGSMFFFCEPGVAWALHLLAGHLEFGADSGLSPMQAGDTAWLAAGERQRHAVQGGGELLAIRVTSAG; encoded by the coding sequence ATGAACATCGACTCCCTGCTGCACACTCCGAGCCAGGTCATTTCCAGCCTGGACTATCGTCGCGAACGCTGGCGGAATGGGCTTGGCTGGACCCGCGAGATCCTGCGCCTGCCCGCGCAGGGCGATGACTGGGCGCTGCGCCTGTCGGTGGCCGAGATCGAGCAGGATGCCGCGTTCTCCGCCTTCCCCGGCGTGGAGCGCGAGCTGGTGCTGCTGCAGGGCAATGGCGTGCGCCTGCGCTTCGAAGATGGCCGCGTGGCGGAAGTGCTGCCACCGCATGGACGGGTGCGCTTTGCGGGTGAGGAAACGTTGCATGGCGAACTGGTGAACGGCACCACCCATGACTTCAACCTGATGTGGAAGCGCGGGCTGCTGCAGGCCGAACTGCTGCACCGGCCGTTGGTGGGGTCGATGTTCTTCTTCTGCGAACCGGGTGTTGCCTGGGCGCTGCACCTGTTGGCCGGTCATCTCGAATTTGGTGCCGACAGCGGCTTGTCGCCGATGCAGGCCGGCGATACCGCGTGGTTGGCAGCCGGTGAGCGGCAGCGGCATGCGGTGCAGGGCGGTGGCGAGTTGTTGGCGATTCGGGTAACGAGCGCCGGGTAG
- a CDS encoding sulfite reductase subunit alpha translates to MSARPSRAWLGNALVLLLLAVIGWALLRLHLGDAWWQGAPPARQSQIAVIATALYALACAALWWRGRPRDDAASGDVAPILLVWSSQTGFARELAERSAEALRGTDVPVRVRGLHEVDATLLAGSQRALFIASTTGEGDPPDHALPFLRGVMASPPALQHLHYGVLALGDRSYGHFCGFGHQLDQWLRQHGAHPLFDAIEVDNADPAALRHWQQLLGQLGGGASELPDWSPAEYQPWTLLQRTHLNPGSPGGAVYWLRLQPPAGHNVQWQAGDIAEIGPQHARDSARAWLDAQGFNADTVLDDGQTLLARVARSHLPSLVPPGDLPALLATLQPLPHREYSIASVMTDGAVELLLRRQLRADGTPGIGSGWLCDHAVIGEPVQLRLRRNDNFRGVAADMPLLLIGNGTGIAGLRAHLHERAFSGARRTWLLFGERTAAHDFHFGEELRAMLADGSLARLDAVFSRDGGAHRYVQDRLLAEAATLRQWVDEGATILVCGSLQGMAPAVDAVIEQVLGADGKEALLLAGRYRRDVY, encoded by the coding sequence ATGAGCGCACGCCCATCGCGCGCCTGGCTCGGCAACGCGCTGGTCCTGCTGCTGCTGGCAGTGATCGGCTGGGCGCTGCTGCGCCTGCATCTGGGCGACGCCTGGTGGCAGGGCGCCCCACCGGCACGGCAGTCGCAGATCGCGGTGATCGCCACGGCGCTGTATGCGCTTGCCTGCGCTGCACTGTGGTGGCGTGGGCGACCGCGCGACGATGCTGCTTCTGGCGACGTCGCACCGATCCTGCTGGTCTGGTCCAGCCAGACCGGCTTCGCCCGCGAACTGGCCGAACGCAGTGCCGAGGCATTGCGTGGTACCGACGTGCCGGTGCGCGTGCGCGGCCTGCATGAGGTCGATGCCACCTTGCTGGCCGGCAGCCAGCGTGCATTGTTCATCGCCAGTACCACGGGCGAAGGCGACCCACCCGATCATGCGCTGCCGTTCCTGCGCGGGGTGATGGCCTCACCGCCTGCGCTGCAGCACCTGCACTACGGCGTGCTCGCACTGGGCGACCGCAGTTACGGCCACTTCTGCGGATTCGGCCACCAGCTCGACCAGTGGCTGCGCCAGCACGGTGCGCATCCGCTGTTCGATGCGATCGAAGTCGACAACGCCGATCCGGCCGCACTGCGCCATTGGCAGCAGTTGCTGGGCCAGCTCGGCGGCGGCGCCAGCGAGCTGCCCGACTGGAGCCCGGCCGAGTACCAGCCGTGGACGCTGCTGCAACGCACGCATCTGAATCCCGGCAGCCCGGGCGGCGCGGTGTACTGGCTGCGCCTGCAGCCACCGGCAGGCCACAACGTGCAGTGGCAGGCCGGTGACATTGCGGAGATCGGACCACAACACGCACGGGACAGCGCGCGTGCGTGGCTGGACGCGCAGGGGTTCAATGCGGATACCGTGCTGGATGACGGGCAGACGCTGCTGGCACGCGTCGCGCGCTCACACCTGCCCTCATTGGTTCCCCCGGGTGATCTGCCCGCATTGCTGGCGACCCTGCAACCACTGCCCCATCGCGAGTACTCGATCGCCTCGGTGATGACCGACGGCGCGGTGGAACTGCTGCTGCGTCGCCAGCTGCGCGCGGACGGCACGCCTGGCATCGGTAGTGGCTGGCTGTGCGATCACGCGGTCATCGGCGAGCCGGTGCAGCTGCGCCTGCGCCGCAACGACAACTTCCGTGGCGTGGCCGCCGACATGCCGTTGCTGTTGATCGGCAACGGCACCGGCATCGCCGGCCTGCGCGCGCACCTGCACGAGCGCGCCTTCAGTGGTGCGCGCCGTACCTGGCTGCTGTTCGGTGAGCGCACCGCTGCGCATGATTTCCACTTCGGTGAGGAACTGCGGGCGATGCTGGCCGACGGCTCACTGGCGCGGTTGGATGCCGTGTTCAGCCGCGATGGCGGTGCGCATCGCTATGTGCAGGACCGGCTGCTGGCCGAAGCAGCAACACTGCGGCAGTGGGTGGATGAAGGCGCGACGATCCTGGTCTGCGGCAGCCTGCAGGGCATGGCCCCGGCCGTGGATGCCGTGATCGAGCAGGTGCTGGGAGCGGACGGCAAGGAAGCGTTGCTGCTGGCCGGTCGTTATCGACGGGATGTGTATTGA
- a CDS encoding FAD:protein FMN transferase: MTDSLLDIARLGGTTMGTTWSVSLVAPRQRDLHPLHAGIQARLDEVVAQMSTWETRSNLSRYNSADAGQWCTLPNETRTVVACAQAIAAASDGAFDPTIGPLVALWGFGAHAGDRRQPDAATLQATRERCGWQRLQWQGDALLQPGGLVLDLSAIAKGFGVDHVAAWLRDQRIAAALIEVGGELAGYGRKPDGQPWRVLVESAPEEDAHTGTPPRVLALDGKAVATSGDRWHQYQADGEAYSHSLDPRSGRPVRQVAAAVTVVADDAMHADAWATALTVLGHEQGMALAEREGLAVRYLQRAAEGPREFLSSAFQRLLDGQDA; the protein is encoded by the coding sequence ATGACCGATTCCCTGCTCGACATCGCCCGCCTCGGCGGCACCACCATGGGCACCACCTGGAGCGTGTCGCTGGTCGCGCCGCGCCAGCGCGACCTGCACCCGCTGCACGCCGGCATCCAGGCGCGCCTGGACGAGGTGGTCGCGCAGATGAGTACCTGGGAAACCCGCTCGAACCTCAGCCGCTACAACAGCGCCGATGCCGGCCAGTGGTGCACCCTGCCGAACGAGACCCGCACGGTCGTGGCCTGCGCCCAGGCCATCGCTGCCGCCAGCGACGGTGCGTTCGATCCCACCATCGGTCCGCTGGTGGCACTGTGGGGTTTTGGTGCACATGCCGGTGACCGCCGCCAGCCCGACGCCGCTACGCTGCAGGCCACGCGCGAGCGCTGTGGTTGGCAGCGCCTGCAATGGCAGGGCGACGCACTGCTGCAGCCGGGTGGACTGGTACTGGATCTGTCGGCGATCGCCAAGGGGTTCGGCGTCGATCACGTGGCCGCCTGGCTGCGCGATCAGCGCATCGCTGCTGCACTGATCGAGGTCGGTGGCGAACTGGCCGGCTACGGCCGCAAGCCCGACGGCCAGCCGTGGCGCGTGCTGGTGGAATCCGCACCCGAAGAAGACGCGCACACCGGAACACCACCGCGGGTGCTGGCGCTGGACGGCAAGGCGGTCGCCACATCGGGCGATCGCTGGCACCAGTACCAAGCCGATGGCGAGGCCTACAGCCACAGCCTCGACCCGCGCAGCGGCAGGCCGGTTCGCCAGGTTGCAGCGGCGGTGACGGTGGTCGCCGACGACGCGATGCATGCTGATGCCTGGGCCACCGCACTGACCGTACTCGGCCACGAACAGGGCATGGCGCTGGCCGAACGCGAAGGACTGGCCGTGCGTTACCTGCAACGGGCCGCCGAAGGCCCCCGCGAATTCCTCAGCAGCGCCTTCCAGCGCCTGCTCGACGGGCAGGACGCATGA
- a CDS encoding DUF4198 domain-containing protein, whose translation MKRTLVLAAALAAALPFSALAHKAWLLPSQTVIAGNAPWITVDGAVSNDLFYFNHMPLRLESLVITAPDGSSVQPQNAATGKYRSVFDLELKQPGTYRIASVNDGLFATYEQNGERKRWRGTAATFGELPKDAKNLEVSQSVGRVETFVTNGAPNDTALKPTNHGIELIAVGHPNDLFAGEEATFRVLVDGKPTAGLAFEIVRGATRYRNAQDELKLTSDAKGEIKVTWPEAGMYWLETGTEDSKTSVKQAAKRRLSYVATLEVLPQ comes from the coding sequence ATGAAGCGCACGCTCGTCCTCGCCGCCGCCCTGGCCGCTGCCCTTCCCTTCTCCGCCCTGGCCCACAAGGCCTGGCTGCTGCCCTCGCAGACCGTGATCGCCGGCAACGCGCCGTGGATCACCGTTGACGGTGCGGTTTCCAACGACCTGTTCTATTTCAACCACATGCCGCTGCGCCTAGAATCGCTGGTGATCACCGCCCCGGACGGCAGCAGCGTGCAGCCGCAGAACGCAGCCACCGGCAAGTACCGCAGCGTGTTCGACCTCGAACTGAAGCAGCCGGGCACCTACCGCATCGCCTCGGTCAACGACGGCCTGTTCGCCACCTACGAACAGAACGGCGAGCGCAAGCGCTGGCGCGGTACCGCCGCCACCTTCGGCGAACTGCCCAAGGATGCGAAGAACCTGGAAGTGAGCCAGTCGGTGGGCCGCGTGGAGACCTTCGTCACCAACGGTGCGCCGAACGATACCGCGCTGAAGCCCACCAACCATGGCATCGAGCTGATTGCCGTCGGCCACCCGAACGACCTGTTCGCCGGCGAGGAAGCCACCTTCCGCGTGCTGGTCGATGGCAAGCCGACCGCCGGCCTGGCATTCGAGATCGTGCGTGGCGCCACCCGCTACCGCAACGCGCAGGACGAGCTGAAGCTGACCAGCGATGCCAAGGGCGAAATCAAGGTGACCTGGCCGGAAGCCGGCATGTACTGGCTGGAAACCGGCACCGAAGACAGCAAGACCTCGGTGAAGCAGGCCGCCAAGCGTCGCCTGAGCTACGTGGCCACGCTGGAAGTGCTGCCGCAGTAA
- a CDS encoding DUF2271 domain-containing protein: protein MRVTLTIALSGLLATSPAYATTLDINVEVPKLNVAEYHRPYVAVWLEGADQKVAANLSVWYQQTSNSEGHGTKWLPDLRQWWRKSGRTLQVPVDGVTGPTRPAGKHALSFNDKQPALKQLAPGNYTLVVEAVREVGGRELLKIPFTWPATAAQNGKAQGATELGQVTLAVKP, encoded by the coding sequence ATGCGCGTCACCCTGACCATCGCCCTCAGCGGCCTGCTGGCCACCTCGCCGGCCTATGCCACCACCCTCGACATCAACGTCGAAGTGCCCAAGCTCAACGTGGCCGAGTACCACCGCCCGTACGTGGCCGTGTGGCTGGAAGGCGCCGACCAGAAGGTCGCGGCCAACCTGTCGGTCTGGTACCAGCAGACCAGCAACAGCGAAGGCCATGGCACCAAGTGGCTGCCCGACCTGCGCCAGTGGTGGCGCAAGAGCGGCCGCACTCTGCAGGTGCCGGTGGACGGCGTGACCGGCCCGACCCGCCCGGCCGGCAAGCACGCGCTGTCGTTCAACGACAAGCAGCCGGCGCTGAAGCAGCTGGCCCCGGGCAACTACACCCTGGTGGTGGAAGCGGTGCGCGAAGTCGGTGGCCGCGAACTGCTGAAGATCCCCTTCACCTGGCCGGCCACCGCCGCGCAGAACGGCAAGGCGCAGGGCGCCACCGAACTGGGCCAGGTCACCCTCGCCGTCAAGCCCTGA
- a CDS encoding PepSY-associated TM helix domain-containing protein — protein sequence MSRPASSTVQQQQNRGFWLRTLHQWHWISSAVCLIGMLLFAVTGLTLNHAAKIEAKPQVQNQHLELPAALLGQLGTREDGNAPIPRPARQWLDTQLGIAIGGRPAEWSAEEIYLSLPHPGGDAWLSIDRETGAVEYESTSRGVVSYLNDLHKGRNAGPAWGWFLDLFAVACLVFCITGLFLLHLHARQRRMTWPLVGLGLMIPLLIALLLIH from the coding sequence GTGAGCCGTCCCGCGTCTTCCACCGTGCAGCAGCAACAGAACCGGGGCTTCTGGCTGCGGACGCTGCACCAGTGGCACTGGATCAGCTCCGCGGTTTGCCTGATCGGCATGCTGCTGTTCGCGGTGACCGGCCTGACCCTCAACCATGCCGCGAAGATCGAGGCCAAACCCCAGGTGCAGAACCAGCATCTGGAACTGCCGGCCGCGCTGCTGGGCCAGCTGGGCACGCGCGAGGACGGCAACGCGCCGATTCCGCGCCCGGCCCGGCAATGGCTGGATACGCAGCTGGGCATCGCCATCGGTGGGCGCCCGGCCGAGTGGTCGGCCGAGGAGATCTACCTGTCGCTGCCGCACCCCGGTGGCGACGCCTGGCTGAGCATCGACCGCGAAACCGGCGCGGTGGAGTACGAATCGACCTCGCGCGGCGTGGTCTCCTACCTCAACGACCTGCACAAGGGCCGCAATGCCGGCCCGGCGTGGGGCTGGTTCCTGGACCTGTTCGCCGTGGCCTGCCTGGTGTTCTGCATCACCGGCCTGTTCCTGCTGCACCTGCATGCGCGGCAGCGGCGCATGACCTGGCCGCTGGTCGGCCTCGGCCTGATGATCCCGCTGCTGATCGCCCTGCTGCTGATTCACTGA
- a CDS encoding TonB-dependent receptor, with protein sequence MAQRHRVRSSLSRPLLTSAVLAAMAAPALAHAEIADAPQTLDKVVVTASGFEQKVVDAPASISVVSREELSKRPYTNLVDALRDVEGIDVGLEATDKNGRATISMRGLPSEYTLVLIDGRRQSNVGQLYPNNFGGGQFAYLPPLDAIERIEVVRGPMSTLYGSDAMGGVINIITRRNQDSWHGALTQGFTVQQDNQFGDARTTDLYLSGPLLKDRLSLAVRGSYYDAKASNPEWDALTLPDGTLWERSIGFGGGGKSVANTNWNTGVRLDFRVNDDHELWLDYDVSRQKYDNSEGQTGTLDSLASLWRVGNAVIPNPNGSGTVTRRVVQPRVGYTAYQRYERDQLSLTHQGRYSFGTWQTSLTHSKSSNLGRSLPLTLDERANLQTLWNDVCRRTGAANNCAAGRGNALTALNPSEMARLQSFLPRPLRTMELEGYVLDTMLDLDFGAHTLTVGGQYNDTDMIDGVFGMDGAGYRSNTRQKHRMWALFAEDNWALTDTLTATFGLRHDDHNIFGSHLSPRGYLVWNANDAWTFKGGVSTGYKTPRPDQLFPGITGFGGQGVLPLVGSPNLKPETSTNYELAAYYEGQRWGFNVTGFINTFEDKIASGGTFPNCEVAPAGSGYCVDIGPGWAALGYSTFTQSVNIDKVETRGVEMAAHVDLLDSLQLRGNYTWTRSEQTSGAQKGLPIAGTTPAKHMANASLNWQLNDAISLSLIGEGRYDRYRDTLLDANGASQTRYYEDYTLFHLGGSWKATPWLTVNARVNNLFDKNFVSQSCLLISPSEFNCVDDYATKDQRRSYWISLNATF encoded by the coding sequence ATGGCCCAGCGCCATCGTGTCCGTTCGTCCCTGTCCCGCCCCCTGCTGACCAGCGCCGTGCTGGCGGCGATGGCGGCCCCTGCTCTCGCCCATGCGGAGATCGCCGACGCCCCGCAGACGCTGGACAAGGTGGTGGTCACCGCCTCCGGCTTCGAACAGAAGGTGGTCGATGCACCGGCCAGCATCAGCGTGGTCAGCCGCGAGGAACTGAGCAAGCGCCCGTACACCAACCTGGTCGACGCGCTGCGCGACGTCGAAGGCATCGACGTCGGCCTGGAGGCCACCGACAAGAACGGCCGCGCCACCATCTCGATGCGCGGCCTGCCGTCCGAATACACCCTGGTGCTGATCGACGGCCGCCGCCAGAGCAATGTCGGCCAGCTGTACCCGAACAACTTCGGCGGCGGCCAGTTCGCCTACCTGCCGCCGCTGGACGCGATCGAACGCATCGAAGTGGTGCGCGGCCCGATGTCCACCCTGTACGGCTCGGACGCGATGGGCGGCGTGATCAACATCATCACCCGCCGCAACCAGGACAGCTGGCACGGCGCGCTCACCCAGGGCTTCACCGTGCAGCAGGACAACCAGTTCGGCGATGCACGCACCACCGACCTGTACCTCAGCGGCCCGCTGCTGAAGGATCGCCTGAGCCTGGCGGTGCGCGGCAGCTACTACGATGCCAAGGCATCGAACCCGGAATGGGATGCGCTGACCCTGCCCGATGGCACGCTGTGGGAGCGCAGCATCGGCTTCGGTGGCGGCGGCAAGTCGGTGGCCAACACCAACTGGAACACCGGCGTGCGCCTGGACTTCCGCGTCAACGATGACCACGAGCTGTGGCTGGACTACGACGTCTCGCGGCAGAAGTACGACAACAGCGAAGGCCAGACCGGCACCCTGGACAGCCTGGCCAGCCTGTGGCGCGTCGGCAATGCGGTCATCCCGAACCCGAACGGCAGCGGCACGGTCACCCGCCGCGTGGTGCAGCCGCGCGTGGGCTACACCGCCTACCAGCGCTACGAGCGCGACCAGCTCTCGCTGACACACCAGGGCCGCTACAGCTTCGGCACCTGGCAGACCTCGCTGACCCACAGCAAGAGCAGCAACCTCGGCCGCTCGCTGCCGCTGACCCTGGACGAGCGCGCCAACCTGCAGACGCTGTGGAATGACGTCTGCCGTCGTACCGGTGCCGCCAACAACTGCGCGGCGGGCCGTGGCAATGCGCTGACCGCACTCAACCCCAGCGAAATGGCGCGCCTGCAGTCGTTCCTGCCGCGTCCGCTGCGCACCATGGAACTGGAAGGATACGTGCTCGACACGATGCTGGATCTGGACTTCGGCGCGCACACGCTGACCGTCGGCGGCCAGTACAACGACACCGACATGATCGACGGCGTGTTCGGCATGGATGGCGCCGGCTATCGCAGCAACACCCGGCAGAAGCACCGCATGTGGGCGCTGTTTGCCGAGGACAACTGGGCGCTGACCGATACCCTGACGGCCACCTTCGGCCTGCGCCACGACGACCACAACATCTTCGGCAGCCATCTCAGCCCGCGCGGCTACCTGGTGTGGAACGCCAACGATGCGTGGACCTTCAAGGGCGGCGTCAGCACCGGTTACAAGACGCCGCGCCCGGACCAGCTGTTCCCGGGCATCACCGGCTTTGGTGGCCAGGGCGTGCTGCCGCTGGTGGGCTCGCCGAACCTGAAGCCGGAAACCAGCACCAACTACGAGCTGGCCGCCTACTACGAAGGCCAGCGCTGGGGCTTCAACGTCACCGGCTTCATCAACACGTTCGAGGACAAGATCGCCAGCGGCGGCACCTTCCCGAACTGCGAAGTTGCGCCGGCCGGCAGCGGTTACTGCGTGGACATCGGCCCGGGCTGGGCGGCGCTGGGCTACAGCACCTTCACCCAGAGCGTGAACATCGACAAGGTTGAAACGCGTGGTGTGGAAATGGCGGCGCACGTCGACCTGCTCGACAGCCTGCAGCTGCGCGGCAACTACACCTGGACCCGGAGCGAGCAGACCAGCGGCGCGCAGAAAGGCCTGCCGATTGCCGGCACCACCCCGGCCAAGCACATGGCCAATGCCAGCCTGAACTGGCAGCTAAACGACGCCATCAGCCTGTCGCTGATCGGCGAGGGCCGCTACGACCGCTACCGCGACACCCTGCTCGACGCCAACGGCGCCAGCCAGACCCGTTACTACGAGGACTACACCCTCTTCCACCTGGGGGGCAGCTGGAAGGCAACGCCGTGGCTGACGGTCAATGCGCGGGTCAACAATCTGTTCGACAAGAACTTCGTCTCGCAGTCGTGCCTGCTGATCAGCCCGAGCGAGTTCAACTGCGTGGACGACTACGCGACCAAGGACCAGCGCCGCAGCTACTGGATCTCGTTGAACGCGACGTTCTGA
- a CDS encoding Fe2+-dependent dioxygenase, translating into MLLHIPDVLSPQDVAQARRRLDAADWTDGRETVGTQGAMVKHNQQLADTSPLKAELGRDVLAALSRSPLFFAAALPLKILPPRFNRYTGGGTYGFHVDGAVMNLGNGEQLRSDISCTLFLSDPDEYEGGELIISDTYGEHEVKLPAGDLIVYPSSSLHQVRPVTNGARVASFFWVQSMIRDDVQRRLLWEMDGSIERLRQTGGDAEAVLQLTGVYHNLLRRWSEV; encoded by the coding sequence ATGCTGCTGCACATTCCCGACGTGCTTTCACCCCAGGACGTGGCGCAGGCACGCAGGCGGCTCGACGCTGCAGACTGGACCGACGGTCGCGAGACCGTCGGTACGCAGGGTGCAATGGTCAAGCACAACCAGCAGCTGGCGGATACCTCGCCCCTGAAAGCGGAGCTGGGCCGGGACGTGCTGGCCGCACTGAGCCGCAGCCCCCTGTTCTTCGCTGCAGCGCTGCCCCTGAAGATCCTGCCGCCGCGCTTCAACCGCTACACCGGCGGTGGCACCTACGGCTTCCATGTCGATGGCGCGGTGATGAACCTGGGCAACGGCGAACAGCTGCGCTCGGACATCTCCTGCACCCTGTTCCTGTCCGATCCGGACGAGTACGAGGGCGGCGAGCTGATCATCAGCGACACCTACGGCGAGCATGAAGTGAAGCTGCCGGCCGGCGACCTGATCGTGTACCCGTCCAGCAGCCTGCACCAGGTGCGGCCGGTCACCAACGGCGCGCGCGTGGCCTCGTTCTTCTGGGTGCAGAGCATGATCCGCGATGACGTGCAGCGGCGCCTGCTGTGGGAAATGGACGGCTCGATCGAGCGCCTGCGCCAGACCGGTGGCGACGCTGAGGCGGTGCTACAGCTGACCGGCGTGTACCACAACCTGCTGCGGCGCTGGAGCGAGGTCTGA